DNA from Dromaius novaehollandiae isolate bDroNov1 chromosome 12, bDroNov1.hap1, whole genome shotgun sequence:
AGACTTTCTGCATTAAAGGCTGCTTCTCTCCACCTATCTCTCTTCACCTTTTCTTGGCAATGCCCCACACCATGTGGAGGCATACGTGCCCACACTCGTGTGCCCCGTTTCTGCTTTTGCTGCCTACGGCTTTCGTGTTTGCACCAAGCCTGGCGGCATACATCTCCGTGCAAGGCTGTACTAATGCCTCCCTGCAGCACGCACGGCCCACCCAGGAGGTGCATGGGGCCACGTGCCAGCAAGCAGGGCATGTTGGTCTCCCCTGTGGGGCAATGGGGCCATGCATGCCCTTTTTCCCCTGCAGAAGAGAAGTCAGCAGCTTGCCAACCTTCAGCCTGGACTGGTGTAACTACAGGAGAGAGCTCTAACTCAATGCATGTGTGTGAAGTGGAGCTGTAGCAAATATTTGGTTAGTAGGCCTCTCTGCTCCACCTGTTCTTCACTCGTGCCACCTTTGACTTTGTCTCCTTATTCTGATCCTTATGACGTTTTGTTGTCTCTTTTGCCCCCAGCAGATCCAAGTATTAACTACACCAAAACCAGCTGAAATCAAAGTTAATGCTGTCCCCAAAATCCCATGCGGGTGAATGCCTCAAcccagggaagggaaggtcaTGGGGACTGTTTGTGGGCCAGGTGTTGTGTGTAGGCCACAGTCAGCTTGGACAAACCAGTGACCATCTCTTTTGTGTCCCCAGTTTGAGCAGTCATCGCTGCAGGCGGTTCACCAGCAGAGACGGGAGCTGTTGAGCAACGTCTGCAACCGTTACACCCGCAAACGGCGTCTCCTGAGGCCGGATGACTTGCGGCACTTGGTGGTGGATGATATGCATGGGCTGCTCTACTGCTATGTGCCCAAAGTGGCCTGCACTAACTGGAAGCGGGTCATGATGGTCCTGACAGGGCAAGGCAAATACCGGGACCCTCTGGAAATCCCTGCCAATGAGGCCCATGTCTCATCCAACCTGCGCACCCTCTCCGAGTACAGCATCCCTGAGATCAACCACCGCCTGCGCAGCTACCTCAAGTTCATCTTCGTGCGGGAGCCCTTTGAGCGCCTGGTCTCAGCGTACCGCAACAAGTTCACCCGCAGCTACAACACAGCCTTCCACAAGCGCTACGGGACCAAAATCATCCGACGGCACCGGCAGGAGCCCAGCGACAAGGCTTTGGAGCGCGGGGACGACGTGCGCTTTGAGGAGTTCGTCTACTACCTGCTGGATCCGCGGACGCAGCGGGAGGAGCCCTTCAATGAGCACTGGGAGCGGGTGCACTCACTGTGCCACCCCTGCATTGTCCACTATGATGTGGTGGGCAAGTATGAGACCTTGGTGGAAGATGCCAACTACATCCTCCAGCTGGTCGGGGCCGACACTACTGTCAAGTTCCCGTCCTCATCCAAGACCACCAGGACCACGGATGACATGACAGCCCAGTTCTTCCAGGACATTAGCCCCTTCTACCAAAGGAGACTCTTTAATTTATACAAAATGGACTACTTGCTCTTCAATTACTCCATCCCCTCTTACCTCCGCATCCGATGAGAGTGGGCCTAGGGGAgtggtgatggagagctggaTAACTCATCTTATCACAACTCCTCTCCTCCCAGCCCATACTCATCTCTCAGTTcatccctgctgcctcccccgggcCCTCTCCATTACTGCTCCACATCCAGCTGCCTCGTTCAGACCCAGTCTGCAGGGAGGACACCTCATGAAACACTGGGGCTggagcttttccttcccttttcctcccccactTTGACATCTACAGTAGATGTTCATGGGGACAGGACGCTGCTGGGTTTGAGGGCTTGACTTGTCTGGTGACTTTCTCTCAATGAAGAGACTCGTCTGCAGATCCAAGTCTTGGGAAGGCTCCTTCTTTGGGCAGGATCCCTTTGGGTCTTTCTCCTCGTTACTGGGCTGTTTGGGGGACAGACATGGagtctcggggcggggggggggggagcagagtgGAGCATGTTGGAGACTTGCATAGAACCCTAAATAAAGCAATAATTTAATGTAagttttttcatttgcttgaaattactcccatttttttttttttcttcccctccttcctcctccagcttctcGCTCCTTCTCCTGTCACCTGGGGAAGGAGGCTGCAAGCCAGCAAGGTGTTACTGTGCCGGAGCATTTTCTCTCTGACAAAGCCTGTAAGGGTTTTCTGTTCCTCTCGTTCCACATGCTCTCAGCTGGGACATGAAATACTCCGTGTAAGGAGAGCGGGGCAGATTCGCAGCTGTTACAGGCTGACAGAGACACAATGATTTCTGCTGAACTACAGCGGCAGAGCAGTCGGTGCATGCTCATGCACATGaatgcatgtgtgcacacgtgtCTCCAGGTTTCTAGTTAAATCCAGTGCATCTGGGCCCTGCACCTCCTTTTTTGCAAGAGCAGGCATTAACCGTTCTGCAGAGCCGTGCGTACAGCTGGGGC
Protein-coding regions in this window:
- the CHST13 gene encoding carbohydrate sulfotransferase 13 isoform X2, with product MRTTWQGKAGRSPLQALYESDQFEQSSLQAVHQQRRELLSNVCNRYTRKRRLLRPDDLRHLVVDDMHGLLYCYVPKVACTNWKRVMMVLTGQGKYRDPLEIPANEAHVSSNLRTLSEYSIPEINHRLRSYLKFIFVREPFERLVSAYRNKFTRSYNTAFHKRYGTKIIRRHRQEPSDKALERGDDVRFEEFVYYLLDPRTQREEPFNEHWERVHSLCHPCIVHYDVVGKYETLVEDANYILQLVGADTTVKFPSSSKTTRTTDDMTAQFFQDISPFYQRRLFNLYKMDYLLFNYSIPSYLRIR
- the CHST13 gene encoding carbohydrate sulfotransferase 13 isoform X1, producing the protein MRRSRAPRVVLAACLGSLLLVVFYFQSSLSPAAEDRVMRTTWQGKAGRSPLQALYESDQFEQSSLQAVHQQRRELLSNVCNRYTRKRRLLRPDDLRHLVVDDMHGLLYCYVPKVACTNWKRVMMVLTGQGKYRDPLEIPANEAHVSSNLRTLSEYSIPEINHRLRSYLKFIFVREPFERLVSAYRNKFTRSYNTAFHKRYGTKIIRRHRQEPSDKALERGDDVRFEEFVYYLLDPRTQREEPFNEHWERVHSLCHPCIVHYDVVGKYETLVEDANYILQLVGADTTVKFPSSSKTTRTTDDMTAQFFQDISPFYQRRLFNLYKMDYLLFNYSIPSYLRIR